The Bacillus vallismortis genome window below encodes:
- the tseB gene encoding cell wall elongation/penicillin-binding protein regulator TseB gives MRKKALIFTAIFGIIFLAVLLVSASIYKSAMAQKEEGHEAAAAEAKKETDLANVDQVETFVGKEKYYVVKGTDKKGSKLYVWVPADKKAKILSKEAKEGISEDKAAKIIQDEGLVSKQKEVHLAREGNVLLWEVTYLDKEGQYSLSYVDFTTGKILKNMTP, from the coding sequence ATGAGAAAAAAAGCATTAATATTTACCGCCATTTTTGGTATTATTTTTTTAGCAGTACTTCTTGTCTCGGCAAGCATTTATAAATCAGCCATGGCACAAAAGGAAGAGGGGCACGAAGCAGCAGCTGCTGAAGCTAAAAAAGAAACCGATCTCGCCAACGTTGATCAAGTCGAAACATTTGTCGGAAAAGAAAAATATTATGTTGTAAAGGGAACGGACAAAAAAGGAAGCAAATTATATGTCTGGGTTCCTGCCGATAAAAAAGCAAAAATTCTCTCAAAAGAAGCAAAAGAGGGAATCTCCGAAGACAAAGCGGCGAAAATCATACAGGATGAAGGACTGGTTTCAAAGCAAAAAGAGGTTCATCTGGCAAGAGAGGGAAATGTCCTGCTTTGGGAAGTAACGTACTTAGACAAAGAAGGTCAATACAGTTTAAGTTATGTGGACTTTACAACTGGAAAGATTCTCAAAAATATGACGCCTTAA
- a CDS encoding YpmA family protein: MESKIEILSTINVEHSDDLYKIVDTLNRTLKRDNLMFGLALDEENKNQAVFTIYRT, from the coding sequence ATGGAAAGCAAAATCGAGATTCTTTCAACAATTAATGTAGAGCATTCTGATGACCTTTATAAAATTGTAGACACACTGAATCGGACACTGAAAAGAGATAATCTGATGTTCGGCCTTGCGCTGGATGAAGAAAACAAAAACCAAGCCGTTTTTACCATTTATCGTACGTAG